From Flavobacterium lipolyticum, one genomic window encodes:
- a CDS encoding RagB/SusD family nutrient uptake outer membrane protein, with product MKNIKITLSLVLLIGFSSCDDFLSEVPDNRTQIDTPEKISELLVTAYPNASYFALAEAMSDNVFDSELKQAANVNNDNSYNWEMQNQIGTDTENGFWIGSYEAIAAANQALDAIEKLGSPTSLNPQKGEALIARAYSHFMLVSLWANRYNPATAGSDLGVPYITKPETALLVQYKRNTVKEVFDFVEQDIIEGLKYVTNDYKEPKFHFNRDAARALACRFYLIKGDWDKVLEFSEGLGSKPTKIRSYLAFNAVPFSQMPLEYSKAEQETNLLIAYPNSIANRAGAYRFALAGNKSDEILGNQTNMWGKPNLIKAQGQYYSGVLVVVPKLYEYFKVTNLTSGIGEPYTATVLLSNDELYLNRIEALVMKNRMAEANIELGYFLGTRTSGYNAATDLFNESVVQAKYPVISNEFTPFYTLSPLQASYIKALAEARRKDFLREGLRWFDIKRFNLVVTHNTLEFGKVIRKNVLEKDDKRRALQIPLRASDNGIEKNPR from the coding sequence ATGAAAAATATAAAAATAACACTATCACTAGTATTGCTGATTGGTTTTAGCAGTTGTGATGATTTCCTTTCAGAAGTACCAGATAACAGAACACAGATAGATACGCCTGAGAAAATATCCGAATTATTAGTTACAGCCTATCCTAACGCTTCCTATTTTGCACTTGCAGAAGCTATGTCTGATAATGTTTTTGACTCAGAGTTAAAACAGGCTGCGAATGTAAACAATGATAACAGCTATAATTGGGAAATGCAAAATCAGATCGGAACAGATACTGAAAATGGATTTTGGATCGGATCGTACGAAGCTATCGCGGCTGCCAATCAGGCATTGGATGCCATTGAAAAATTAGGCAGTCCAACAAGTTTAAATCCACAAAAAGGGGAGGCTTTGATTGCGAGAGCCTATTCTCATTTTATGTTGGTTTCATTATGGGCGAATCGTTACAATCCTGCAACAGCCGGATCAGATTTAGGAGTTCCGTATATTACAAAACCGGAAACAGCCTTATTGGTACAATACAAACGTAATACAGTAAAAGAAGTTTTCGATTTTGTAGAACAGGACATTATAGAAGGTTTAAAATATGTAACGAATGATTATAAAGAACCTAAGTTTCACTTTAACAGGGATGCTGCCAGAGCCTTGGCATGTCGTTTTTACTTAATAAAAGGGGATTGGGACAAAGTTCTTGAATTTTCTGAAGGACTTGGTTCTAAACCAACTAAAATTAGAAGTTATCTTGCATTTAATGCTGTTCCTTTCTCTCAAATGCCTTTAGAATACTCTAAAGCAGAGCAAGAAACCAATCTCTTAATTGCTTATCCTAACTCAATTGCAAACAGAGCAGGTGCTTACCGATTTGCTCTTGCAGGAAATAAGTCAGATGAAATATTAGGAAATCAAACCAATATGTGGGGTAAACCAAATTTAATTAAAGCTCAGGGTCAATATTACAGCGGAGTACTGGTTGTGGTTCCTAAACTTTACGAATATTTTAAAGTTACAAACCTAACATCTGGTATTGGAGAGCCTTATACTGCTACCGTTTTACTTAGCAATGACGAGTTGTATCTGAACAGAATTGAAGCATTAGTCATGAAGAATAGGATGGCAGAAGCTAATATTGAATTAGGATACTTTTTAGGAACCAGAACATCAGGATACAATGCTGCAACAGATCTATTCAATGAATCAGTAGTACAGGCTAAATATCCGGTAATCTCAAATGAGTTTACTCCGTTCTATACCTTAAGCCCACTTCAGGCTTCCTATATAAAAGCATTAGCAGAGGCAAGAAGAAAAGATTTTTTACGTGAAGGACTTAGATGGTTTGATATCAAACGTTTTAATCTGGTTGTAACTCATAATACACTTGAGTTTGGTAAAGTAATTCGAAAAAACGTCTTAGAGAAAGACGACAAACGAAGAGCATTACAAATTCCGCTTAGAGCTTCAGATAATGGTATTGAAAAAAATCCTAGATAA
- a CDS encoding SusC/RagA family TonB-linked outer membrane protein, translated as MKKPVVKQRLLHRIMKITLFQFVLALVFSSVAMANDVNGQKKLDTKVTINITNLTLDNTLSKLQKSANVKFSYNSRLPQLNQKVSIDANDETLSSILNRILLPFNITYTEVSNQIILQKSALSDPFTGVESNNSLFESLTAAGPIIKGTVTDVSGSPLPGATVLAKGTKIAVLTDFDGKFSIEMPTNSDRLVISYVGMETKEIGITNTNPVVVLNEAGQNLKEVVVTTGYEKTSKRTFTGAISKISGSELKVDGVVDVSRMIEGKAAGVTVQNVTGSFGSTPKITVRGSSSIFGDTKPLWVIDGVVQEDIINVSFADLASGNSATLLSSAVAGLNANDIQSIEILKDASATSIYGSRSLNGVVVVTTKQGRRDSPLKVTYSVENTVRTVPSYTQYDILNSQESMSIFQEMRTKGYLNQSSSITARFSGVYGILAKEVNRYNESNGQYGVRNEQPYINEFLQKYELASTDWFKVLFRPSITQNHSLSFSGGGKNNTFYGSLGYYTDPGWTLADNVKQLSSNLKGTFFINDRLNITLSTLASIRDQEAPGTYESKNDAVFGKITRDFDINPFNYVLSTSRTLRPYDENGNYEYYQNNWAPMNILKELKNNTMGIKVNDIRFQADIDYKINKNLTYNFTGSARYANTSREHKIYEDSNVVGAYNAGVGATLNTQIQKDNVFLYQNPNDLTAPKISVLPNGGFLRKYTNDMTSYNVRNSITYRNTLNDKHELEGFFGTEFRSVDRNNDNFTAAGIQYEKGLSAFIDPKLIEKLVNEGNSYYDFGAERERTVGFFGKVGYTYDRRYTGSITGRYDGSNRQGDTGSSRWLPTYTLSGKWNIKEENFMKNVESVNTLALRASYGLTATAGPATNSLAIYKSFITNRFNTGDRENAINIADLQNADLTWEKQFETNIGLDLGLFRNRVQVTTDVYRRKAFDLIDYVITSGVGGQSVKQGNNADMETKGIEFGFTTQNIAAKDFKWSTTLNFSVYDQKITKLANRPAVFDLIASNGGNTVGHPRNSLYSYQFTGLNPEGLPTFKLQDGAENNITEANFQDTNNVMKYLKYEGSVEPNKSIGLANTFTYKNWSLYVFIVGSGGNKIRLNPVYNNVYTDQTVFTKEFANRWINPGDENFTNVPVIADRLLNRNYGENDLQIAYNTYNFSDVRIASGDFVRLKNISLGWEFPSDFKRKLGVSSFTLKGSAVNPWLIYSDKKLNGQDPEFRNTGGVAFPITAQYTFAINISF; from the coding sequence ATGAAAAAACCAGTTGTTAAACAACGATTACTCCATCGAATCATGAAAATAACACTATTTCAGTTTGTTCTGGCACTTGTGTTTTCAAGTGTTGCCATGGCAAATGATGTAAATGGACAAAAAAAGTTAGATACTAAAGTTACAATTAATATTACAAATTTAACTTTAGACAATACATTGTCTAAATTACAAAAGTCTGCAAACGTAAAATTTTCTTACAATTCAAGATTGCCACAACTGAATCAGAAAGTTAGCATAGATGCTAACGATGAAACATTGTCGAGTATTTTGAATCGAATTTTATTGCCATTTAATATCACTTATACCGAAGTAAGCAATCAGATTATTTTGCAAAAAAGTGCTTTGTCAGATCCTTTTACAGGTGTTGAATCAAATAATTCTTTGTTTGAGAGCTTAACAGCCGCGGGGCCAATTATTAAGGGTACAGTTACAGATGTTAGTGGTAGTCCGCTACCTGGAGCTACTGTATTGGCTAAAGGAACTAAAATCGCAGTACTAACAGACTTTGATGGTAAATTTTCTATCGAAATGCCAACAAACAGCGACAGGCTTGTGATCTCTTATGTTGGAATGGAGACTAAAGAAATCGGGATAACCAATACAAATCCGGTTGTGGTTTTAAATGAAGCAGGGCAAAATCTAAAAGAAGTTGTAGTTACTACAGGTTACGAAAAAACTTCAAAAAGAACTTTTACAGGAGCAATCAGTAAAATTTCCGGCAGTGAATTAAAAGTCGATGGTGTTGTAGATGTAAGCAGAATGATTGAAGGTAAAGCTGCCGGTGTTACTGTACAAAACGTTACAGGATCTTTTGGTTCGACACCAAAAATTACTGTTCGTGGATCTTCTTCTATTTTCGGAGATACAAAACCTTTATGGGTTATTGACGGGGTTGTTCAAGAAGATATTATCAACGTATCATTTGCTGATTTAGCTTCCGGAAATTCAGCAACATTATTAAGCTCTGCTGTAGCGGGTTTGAATGCTAATGATATTCAAAGTATTGAAATTCTTAAAGATGCTTCGGCCACTTCAATCTATGGTTCAAGATCTTTAAATGGGGTAGTAGTTGTAACTACTAAACAAGGACGTAGAGACTCTCCTCTAAAAGTAACTTATTCTGTTGAAAATACAGTGAGAACTGTACCAAGTTATACTCAGTATGATATTTTAAATTCTCAGGAATCAATGAGTATTTTTCAAGAGATGAGAACAAAAGGTTACCTTAATCAAAGTTCGTCTATTACTGCAAGATTTAGTGGTGTTTATGGTATTTTGGCTAAAGAAGTTAATCGTTATAATGAATCTAACGGTCAGTATGGCGTTAGAAATGAGCAGCCATACATCAATGAGTTTTTGCAAAAATATGAATTAGCAAGTACAGACTGGTTTAAAGTTTTATTTAGACCCTCTATCACGCAGAATCACTCCTTAAGTTTTTCAGGTGGTGGAAAAAATAATACCTTTTATGGTTCTCTAGGATACTACACAGATCCGGGATGGACTTTGGCTGATAATGTAAAACAGTTATCATCAAACTTAAAAGGAACATTCTTTATTAACGACAGATTAAATATTACTTTATCAACACTTGCTTCTATACGTGATCAGGAAGCACCAGGTACATATGAAAGTAAAAATGATGCTGTGTTTGGTAAAATAACCAGAGATTTTGATATTAACCCATTTAATTATGTATTAAGTACAAGCAGAACGCTTAGACCTTATGATGAAAATGGTAATTACGAATACTACCAAAACAACTGGGCTCCTATGAACATCTTAAAGGAGTTGAAAAATAATACTATGGGGATAAAAGTAAACGATATTCGTTTTCAAGCTGACATAGATTATAAAATAAATAAAAATTTGACCTATAACTTTACGGGGTCTGCGCGTTATGCCAATACATCAAGAGAGCATAAAATTTACGAAGATTCGAATGTAGTAGGGGCATATAATGCAGGTGTTGGTGCGACTCTAAATACTCAAATCCAAAAGGATAATGTGTTCTTGTACCAAAATCCAAATGATTTAACAGCACCAAAAATATCTGTATTGCCAAATGGTGGATTTTTAAGAAAATACACCAACGATATGACTTCTTATAATGTTAGAAATAGTATTACCTACAGAAACACCTTGAATGACAAACATGAATTAGAAGGTTTCTTTGGTACAGAGTTTAGATCAGTAGACAGAAATAATGACAATTTTACTGCTGCAGGAATTCAATACGAAAAAGGACTTAGTGCTTTTATTGACCCTAAATTAATTGAAAAGTTAGTAAACGAAGGAAACTCTTACTACGATTTTGGAGCTGAAAGAGAGCGAACAGTTGGTTTCTTTGGAAAAGTAGGATATACTTACGATCGTCGTTATACAGGATCTATTACGGGTCGTTATGACGGGTCTAACAGACAAGGAGATACAGGATCATCAAGATGGCTTCCTACCTACACCTTAAGTGGTAAATGGAATATTAAAGAAGAAAATTTCATGAAGAATGTTGAATCTGTTAACACTTTAGCGCTTAGAGCCTCATACGGTTTAACAGCAACAGCAGGTCCTGCTACAAATTCATTGGCTATTTACAAAAGTTTTATCACAAACCGTTTTAATACCGGAGACAGAGAAAATGCTATAAACATTGCGGATTTACAGAATGCAGATTTGACATGGGAAAAACAATTCGAAACCAATATTGGTTTAGATCTTGGATTGTTCAGAAACAGAGTACAAGTAACTACAGATGTTTACAGACGTAAAGCATTTGATCTTATTGATTATGTAATTACTTCCGGTGTTGGAGGACAATCTGTTAAGCAGGGTAACAATGCCGATATGGAGACTAAAGGTATCGAGTTTGGTTTTACTACTCAGAATATTGCTGCTAAAGATTTTAAATGGTCTACCACATTAAATTTTTCTGTTTATGACCAAAAAATTACAAAATTAGCCAACAGACCAGCAGTATTTGATTTGATAGCTTCAAATGGAGGTAACACAGTAGGTCATCCTAGAAACTCCCTTTATTCTTATCAGTTTACAGGTCTGAATCCTGAAGGATTACCAACTTTTAAATTACAGGATGGTGCTGAAAATAATATTACAGAAGCTAATTTTCAGGACACTAACAATGTAATGAAATATTTAAAATACGAAGGATCTGTTGAGCCAAATAAATCTATTGGTCTTGCCAATACGTTTACTTACAAAAACTGGTCATTATATGTTTTCATCGTAGGATCAGGAGGAAATAAAATCAGATTGAATCCCGTGTATAATAATGTTTACACAGATCAGACTGTTTTCACAAAAGAATTTGCTAACAGATGGATCAATCCAGGAGACGAAAACTTCACCAATGTACCAGTTATTGCAGATCGATTGTTGAATAGAAATTATGGTGAGAACGACTTACAGATTGCCTACAATACTTATAATTTTTCTGATGTTAGAATTGCAAGCGGTGATTTTGTAAGGTTAAAGAATATTTCTCTTGGCTGGGAATTTCCAAGTGATTTTAAGAGAAAGTTAGGCGTTAGCAGCTTTACTCTTAAAGGATCCGCAGTTAATCCATGGTTGATTTACTCCGATAAAAAATTAAACGGACAAGATCCTGAATTCCGTAATACCGGAGGGGTAGCTTTCCCTATTACAGCCCAATATACTTTTGCAATAAATATTTCATTCTAA
- a CDS encoding FecR family protein translates to MQKRNKYTEIEDFLSDESFQSWILSKIDNDGWEEWTLESRQRAKLVEDARLLLLAMKVPDQPISPVDLHHALQATWIKIEEKENQNNSTPSSKIKFLKKYFLSGIAAALILGLGSIWLYNNQIVTVGREVTYNELISENNEGLVEQTNNSDKAQIITLSDGSSVLLQPNSKLSYPKIFTGNERKVYLSGEGFFEISKNPKKPFFVYANEIVTKVVGTSFRVKAYSDQPDVEVLVRTGKVRVKSNDLVAKSDDHEVVLLPNQALRFQRKDLSFNKITNITQDIVLTRSVGNIEQLSFEFTDIPVSQIFETIEQAYLVDIDYPKNKLKDCHLTTSLSDQPLMEKLKIVCNSIGNKTTFEMNGNQIVIISDGCN, encoded by the coding sequence ATGCAAAAACGTAATAAATATACCGAAATTGAAGATTTCTTATCTGATGAATCATTCCAGTCCTGGATCTTATCCAAAATAGACAATGATGGTTGGGAAGAATGGACTTTAGAGAGTCGTCAGCGTGCTAAGCTGGTAGAAGACGCGAGATTATTGTTGTTGGCCATGAAAGTACCGGATCAGCCTATATCTCCTGTAGATCTACATCATGCTTTGCAGGCCACCTGGATTAAAATCGAAGAGAAAGAGAATCAGAACAATTCAACCCCAAGTTCCAAGATAAAATTTCTTAAGAAATATTTTCTTAGTGGTATTGCCGCTGCTTTAATTCTTGGTTTAGGATCAATTTGGTTATATAACAACCAAATAGTCACCGTTGGCAGAGAAGTAACCTACAATGAGTTGATTAGTGAAAACAACGAGGGATTGGTAGAACAAACTAATAATTCAGACAAAGCTCAAATTATTACTTTATCTGATGGTAGTTCGGTTTTATTACAGCCTAATAGTAAACTTAGTTACCCTAAGATCTTTACCGGAAATGAAAGAAAGGTGTACTTATCTGGCGAAGGTTTCTTTGAAATTAGTAAAAATCCTAAAAAGCCTTTCTTTGTTTACGCAAATGAAATTGTTACAAAGGTAGTCGGAACTAGTTTTAGAGTCAAGGCCTATTCTGATCAACCTGATGTTGAAGTTTTGGTTCGCACCGGTAAAGTAAGGGTAAAATCAAACGACCTGGTTGCAAAGTCAGATGATCATGAAGTTGTTTTGTTACCAAATCAGGCGTTACGTTTTCAACGTAAAGATTTAAGTTTTAATAAAATTACAAATATCACTCAGGATATAGTCCTTACCCGTAGTGTCGGAAATATTGAGCAGCTCAGCTTTGAATTTACCGATATTCCGGTATCACAAATTTTTGAAACGATAGAGCAGGCCTACCTTGTAGACATTGATTACCCCAAAAATAAACTCAAAGACTGTCATCTTACCACTTCACTTAGTGATCAGCCTTTGATGGAAAAATTAAAAATTGTCTGTAACAGCATTGGCAATAAGACCACATTTGAAATGAATGGAAATCAGATTGTTATAATATCTGATGGATGTAACTAA
- the sucD gene encoding succinate--CoA ligase subunit alpha has product MSVLVNKDSKIIVQGFTGSEGTFHASQMIEYGTNVVGGVTPGKGGTSHLDRPVFNTVKDAVEQAGADTSIIFVPPAFAADAIMEAADAGIKVIIAITEGIPVADMIKANNYVKERNSRLIGPNCPGVITPGEAKVGIMPGFVFKKGTVGIVSKSGTLTYEAADQVVKQGLGITTAIGIGGDPIIGTTTKEAVELLMNDPETEIIIMIGEIGGQLEADAAKWVRADGNRKPVVGFIAGETAPAGRTMGHAGAIVGGSDDTAAAKKQIMRDNGIHVVDSPAEIGKKVKEVLG; this is encoded by the coding sequence ATGAGTGTTTTAGTTAATAAAGATTCCAAAATAATTGTTCAAGGATTTACAGGTAGCGAAGGAACTTTCCACGCTTCTCAAATGATTGAGTACGGTACAAATGTTGTTGGTGGTGTAACTCCGGGTAAAGGAGGAACAAGCCATTTAGACCGTCCGGTTTTTAACACAGTAAAAGATGCTGTAGAACAAGCCGGAGCGGATACATCTATCATTTTTGTTCCGCCAGCTTTTGCTGCTGATGCAATTATGGAAGCTGCTGACGCTGGAATTAAAGTAATTATTGCTATTACTGAAGGAATTCCTGTAGCAGATATGATTAAAGCTAACAACTATGTTAAAGAAAGAAATTCAAGATTAATCGGACCAAACTGTCCTGGTGTAATTACTCCGGGTGAAGCTAAAGTTGGTATTATGCCAGGTTTTGTTTTCAAAAAAGGAACAGTTGGTATCGTTTCTAAATCAGGAACTTTAACTTACGAAGCTGCTGATCAGGTTGTAAAACAAGGTTTAGGAATTACTACTGCTATTGGTATTGGTGGAGATCCAATTATTGGAACTACAACTAAAGAAGCAGTTGAATTATTAATGAACGACCCAGAAACTGAAATCATCATTATGATTGGTGAAATTGGAGGTCAATTAGAAGCTGATGCTGCTAAATGGGTAAGAGCTGATGGTAACCGTAAACCAGTTGTTGGTTTTATTGCGGGAGAAACTGCTCCAGCAGGTAGAACAATGGGTCACGCAGGTGCTATTGTTGGTGGTTCTGATGATACTGCTGCTGCTAAAAAACAAATCATGAGAGACAACGGAATTCACGTTGTTGATTCGCCAGCTGAAATTGGTAAAAAAGTAAAAGAAGTACTTGGATAA
- the lpxA gene encoding acyl-ACP--UDP-N-acetylglucosamine O-acyltransferase produces MNQPLAYVHPGAKIAKNVVIEPFTTIHNNVIIGDGTWIGSNVTIMEGARIGKNCNIFPGAVISAVPQDLKFGGEDSLAIIGDNCTIRECVTINRGTVASGQTILGNNCLVMAYAHIAHDCEIGNNAIIVNGVALAGHVVVGNHAVIGGLAAIHQFIHIGDHAMISGGSLVRKDVPPYTKAAKEPLSYVGINSVGLRRRGFSTEKIREIQEIYRILYQKNYNTTQALSIIEAEMEATPERDEILDFIRNSSRGIMKGYSGNY; encoded by the coding sequence ATGAATCAACCATTAGCATATGTTCATCCTGGCGCTAAAATCGCTAAAAATGTTGTAATTGAACCTTTTACAACAATTCACAATAATGTTATTATTGGTGATGGTACTTGGATTGGTTCAAATGTGACGATCATGGAAGGTGCCCGCATTGGTAAAAATTGCAATATTTTTCCGGGAGCGGTTATTTCTGCGGTACCACAAGATTTGAAGTTCGGCGGAGAAGATTCTCTAGCTATTATTGGAGATAACTGTACAATTAGAGAATGTGTTACGATCAACAGAGGTACAGTGGCCTCCGGACAAACTATTCTTGGAAACAATTGTTTAGTTATGGCTTACGCTCACATTGCACACGATTGCGAAATTGGCAATAATGCCATCATTGTAAACGGTGTTGCACTTGCAGGTCACGTAGTTGTTGGAAACCACGCTGTAATTGGTGGTTTAGCAGCGATTCATCAGTTTATTCATATCGGAGATCATGCTATGATTTCGGGTGGATCATTGGTTAGAAAAGACGTTCCTCCTTATACAAAAGCAGCAAAAGAACCTTTGTCGTATGTAGGGATTAATTCAGTAGGTTTAAGAAGAAGAGGTTTCAGTACTGAGAAAATCAGAGAAATTCAGGAAATCTATAGAATTTTATACCAAAAGAATTACAACACGACGCAGGCTTTAAGTATTATTGAAGCTGAAATGGAAGCAACTCCTGAAAGAGATGAAATTCTGGATTTTATCCGAAATTCATCTAGAGGAATCATGAAAGGATATTCCGGAAACTATTAA
- a CDS encoding RNA polymerase sigma factor produces MNTKTLQFKTSDDLTLWTNLKNGDEKSFSLLFEKYYGDLVNYGNSLSPNAEKVQDCVQDVFTDIWVYKNGLQSSVVVKAYLLSSVRKRIARLYERDHIFRKSASTDSIAFLLEFSVEHDLMDDDYATKEKVVHLNKLLNNLPARQKEALYLRYHQGLTVDQIADMLEVNYQSASNLLHRGLLTLRKEWKGSVSLILLLSSATF; encoded by the coding sequence ATGAATACCAAAACTCTACAATTCAAAACTTCTGACGATCTTACGCTTTGGACTAACTTGAAAAATGGAGATGAAAAATCATTCTCTCTGTTGTTTGAAAAATACTATGGTGATTTGGTAAACTACGGAAATTCGCTTTCTCCAAATGCTGAAAAGGTACAAGATTGTGTTCAGGATGTTTTTACGGATATTTGGGTTTACAAAAACGGGCTTCAAAGTTCAGTTGTAGTAAAAGCCTATTTATTGTCGAGTGTGCGCAAGCGTATTGCACGTTTGTACGAACGCGATCATATTTTCCGCAAGTCAGCAAGCACAGATTCCATTGCTTTTCTTTTAGAATTCTCGGTAGAACACGATCTCATGGATGACGATTATGCTACAAAAGAAAAAGTAGTTCATTTGAACAAATTATTAAACAATTTACCGGCAAGACAAAAAGAGGCCCTGTATTTAAGATACCATCAAGGCTTAACAGTTGATCAGATTGCCGATATGCTAGAGGTAAATTATCAATCAGCAAGTAACTTACTACACCGCGGTTTACTTACTCTTCGCAAAGAATGGAAGGGTAGTGTTTCGTTAATTCTTCTTCTTTCTTCAGCTACTTTTTAA
- a CDS encoding nuclear transport factor 2 family protein has protein sequence MSIKEFVQKFYKSDALIDSEIMKAYLHPEVKLDWNSTKGLIEMDYDSMMAMANELSRAYVRSKVRISHIIAEEDLVSIRYSHFVKTIENPREEMLLAHFATIWQIKDDKLYRGYQMSQFS, from the coding sequence ATGTCTATAAAAGAATTTGTTCAAAAATTTTACAAGTCAGATGCCTTAATTGATAGCGAAATCATGAAAGCTTACTTACATCCCGAAGTAAAGTTAGACTGGAACAGCACTAAAGGACTAATCGAAATGGATTACGATTCTATGATGGCTATGGCAAATGAGCTTAGTCGAGCTTATGTTCGTTCGAAGGTTAGAATTAGCCATATCATTGCCGAAGAAGACTTAGTTTCAATACGATATTCTCACTTTGTAAAAACGATTGAGAACCCTAGAGAAGAGATGTTATTAGCTCATTTTGCCACAATTTGGCAAATAAAAGATGATAAATTATATCGCGGTTATCAAATGAGTCAATTTTCTTAA
- the efp gene encoding elongation factor P: MASTSDIRNGLCIKFNHDIFKIVEFLHVKPGKGPAFVRTKLRSLTSGKVLDNTFSAGHKIDVIRVETHNYQFLYAEGDEFHFMNTESFEQISLNKNILDAPGLLKEGTSVMVQVNTETDLPLSVDMPSSVILEVTYAEPGVKGNTATNATKNATVETGASVNVPLFINEGDKIKIDTASGSYMERVKE, encoded by the coding sequence ATGGCATCTACATCAGATATTAGAAACGGATTGTGTATTAAATTCAACCACGATATTTTTAAAATTGTTGAATTTCTTCACGTAAAACCTGGAAAAGGACCTGCTTTCGTAAGAACAAAATTAAGAAGTTTAACATCAGGGAAAGTATTGGATAATACATTTTCTGCTGGACATAAAATTGATGTTATTCGTGTAGAAACGCATAACTACCAGTTTTTATATGCTGAAGGTGATGAGTTTCATTTTATGAACACAGAATCTTTCGAGCAAATCTCTCTAAATAAAAACATTTTAGATGCTCCGGGATTATTGAAAGAAGGAACAAGTGTAATGGTTCAGGTAAATACTGAAACTGACTTGCCTTTATCAGTAGATATGCCATCTTCTGTAATTCTTGAAGTTACTTATGCTGAGCCGGGAGTAAAAGGAAATACAGCTACAAATGCTACAAAAAACGCGACAGTAGAAACTGGAGCGTCTGTAAACGTTCCTTTGTTCATCAACGAAGGTGATAAAATTAAAATTGATACAGCTTCAGGTTCTTACATGGAGCGTGTAAAGGAGTAG
- a CDS encoding UDP-3-O-(3-hydroxymyristoyl)glucosamine N-acyltransferase, which translates to MKFPKSHSLQEIANLLDCEFIGDQNFPVLGMNEIHVVEAGDIVFVDHPKYYDKALQSAATIVLINKKVDCPEGKALLISDDPFRDFNILTKHFRPFQGTNVSIALSATIGEGTVIQPNCFIGNNVTIGKNCLIHPNVTIYDHTVIGDNVMIHAGTILGADAFYYKKRPEGFDQLISGGRVVIEDNVGIGALCTIDKGVTGDTTIGEGTKLDNQVHVGHDTVIGKKCLIASQTGIAGCVIIEDEVTIWGQVGTTSGITIGAKAVIMGQTGVTKSVEGGKSYFGTPIEESREKLKQMANIKKIPEILNKLK; encoded by the coding sequence ATGAAATTTCCAAAGAGTCATTCTTTACAAGAAATTGCAAATTTGCTTGACTGCGAATTTATTGGTGACCAAAACTTTCCTGTTTTAGGCATGAACGAGATACATGTCGTTGAAGCCGGAGATATTGTTTTTGTTGACCATCCTAAATATTATGACAAAGCTTTACAATCGGCGGCTACTATAGTTTTGATTAACAAAAAAGTAGATTGTCCTGAAGGTAAAGCCCTTCTAATTTCTGATGATCCTTTCAGAGATTTTAATATCTTAACCAAACACTTCAGACCATTTCAAGGCACCAATGTGTCGATTGCACTCTCTGCAACTATCGGAGAAGGTACTGTAATTCAGCCCAACTGTTTTATCGGAAACAATGTTACCATTGGTAAAAACTGTCTGATTCACCCCAATGTCACTATTTACGATCATACCGTAATTGGCGACAACGTAATGATTCATGCCGGAACTATTTTAGGAGCCGATGCTTTTTATTACAAAAAACGTCCTGAGGGGTTCGATCAGTTAATTTCCGGAGGAAGAGTAGTTATCGAAGACAATGTCGGCATAGGAGCGCTGTGTACAATTGACAAAGGTGTTACTGGTGATACCACTATTGGTGAAGGTACAAAATTGGACAATCAGGTACATGTTGGACATGATACTGTAATTGGTAAAAAATGTTTAATTGCTTCACAAACTGGTATTGCCGGATGTGTAATAATTGAAGATGAAGTTACCATTTGGGGACAGGTAGGAACAACCAGTGGCATTACAATAGGAGCAAAGGCTGTTATTATGGGACAAACAGGAGTTACCAAATCAGTTGAAGGAGGAAAGTCTTATTTCGGAACCCCAATCGAAGAATCGAGAGAAAAGTTAAAACAAATGGCCAATATCAAAAAGATTCCTGAAATTCTAAATAAATTGAAGTAA